A DNA window from Guyparkeria halophila contains the following coding sequences:
- a CDS encoding XRE family transcriptional regulator: MTRALAIATQAWGDEMPDWIRILAAEVDVRSQRAVADAIGYSPAVISQALKGRYQGNTDRVRSAVMGAFAGATVACPVLGDLPQQDCLRHQRAPFSPTNPMRVRLYRACHSYCPHRHQEKQS, encoded by the coding sequence ATGACCCGCGCACTCGCCATCGCCACGCAGGCCTGGGGCGACGAGATGCCCGACTGGATCCGCATTCTCGCCGCCGAAGTCGACGTTCGGAGCCAACGCGCCGTGGCCGACGCCATCGGCTACTCGCCGGCCGTGATCAGCCAGGCATTGAAGGGCCGTTACCAGGGCAATACGGACCGCGTACGCAGTGCGGTGATGGGCGCCTTTGCCGGCGCCACCGTGGCCTGCCCGGTGCTGGGCGACCTGCCGCAGCAGGACTGCCTGCGCCACCAGCGCGCGCCGTTCTCGCCAACCAATCCCATGCGCGTGCGCCTCTACCGGGCCTGCCACAGCTACTGCCCGCACCGTCACCAGGAGAAGCAGTCATGA
- a CDS encoding Mor transcription activator family protein translates to MNDVALADLPETARDLADLIGLPATLRLVRQLGGTSFPVAKGRTRMGVARFELLAEVVGEEAAEIITRHYGGEVLYVPRCHAALQRSRDRAIHARFDASIRSGASANQTVAELAREHQLSDRRVWDILKAIPPTVDQPALF, encoded by the coding sequence ATGAATGACGTCGCGCTTGCGGATCTGCCGGAAACGGCCCGCGATCTCGCCGACCTCATCGGCCTGCCCGCCACCCTGCGACTGGTGCGCCAGCTCGGAGGGACCAGTTTTCCCGTGGCCAAGGGGCGAACCCGAATGGGGGTGGCTCGCTTCGAACTCCTCGCCGAAGTCGTCGGCGAGGAAGCGGCCGAAATCATCACGCGTCACTACGGAGGTGAAGTGCTGTACGTCCCCCGTTGTCACGCCGCCCTGCAACGAAGCCGCGACCGCGCGATCCACGCCCGGTTCGACGCATCCATCCGCTCCGGGGCGAGCGCCAACCAGACCGTGGCCGAACTGGCGCGGGAGCATCAACTGTCCGACCGGCGCGTATGGGATATCCTGAAAGCAATCCCGCCGACGGTCGACCAGCCCGCACTGTTCTGA
- a CDS encoding zinc ribbon domain-containing protein, with protein sequence MRIRCPSCHAEHAIEAVLEDEAAREMMGLLADLPRETSRPLAAYLGLWRPKTRALGWERALRIARETLALHDDPAVLGASLSETVEAIRAKRDQGADHRALSSHNYLRRVLESVADRGQTLPVAAGPRTVGATSRSAAGLTALHGVRNRYE encoded by the coding sequence ATGCGCATTCGCTGCCCGAGCTGCCATGCAGAGCACGCCATCGAGGCGGTCCTCGAGGACGAGGCCGCCCGCGAAATGATGGGCCTGCTCGCCGACCTGCCGCGCGAGACCAGCCGCCCGCTGGCCGCCTATCTCGGCCTGTGGCGGCCGAAGACCCGCGCGCTGGGCTGGGAGCGCGCTCTGCGGATCGCCCGCGAAACGCTGGCACTACACGACGACCCGGCCGTGCTGGGCGCCTCCCTGTCCGAAACGGTCGAGGCCATCCGCGCCAAGCGCGACCAGGGCGCCGACCACCGGGCCCTGTCCAGCCACAACTACCTGCGCCGGGTGCTCGAATCCGTAGCCGACCGTGGCCAGACACTGCCGGTGGCCGCCGGGCCCCGCACCGTCGGCGCCACGAGCCGTTCCGCCGCCGGCCTGACCGCACTGCACGGGGTTCGCAATCGCTATGAGTGA
- a CDS encoding helix-turn-helix domain-containing protein, with product MSKTMKQLDSKTRRLLHDPAARRAWVKYQIHMQGRSMAAVADEAGVNRQTLYQAFQRTYPRMEKVIADAVGVEPAVLWPERYDEHGLPLYRMGRPKRSRLKKGTTKCKPSSTPIGRNVESRVDG from the coding sequence ATGTCTAAAACCATGAAGCAGCTAGACAGCAAAACCCGCCGCCTCCTTCACGACCCTGCCGCCCGCCGGGCGTGGGTGAAGTACCAGATCCACATGCAGGGTCGTTCGATGGCCGCCGTGGCCGATGAGGCCGGCGTGAATCGGCAGACCTTGTATCAAGCCTTCCAGCGCACCTATCCGCGCATGGAGAAGGTCATCGCCGATGCCGTCGGCGTCGAACCAGCCGTGCTGTGGCCAGAGCGATACGACGAGCACGGCCTGCCTCTGTATCGCATGGGCCGCCCAAAGCGGTCCCGGCTCAAAAAGGGTACTACCAAATGCAAGCCTAGCAGTACCCCGATTGGGCGCAATGTCGAATCACGGGTAGATGGCTGA
- a CDS encoding LexA family transcriptional regulator: protein MLKDRIRKCADIAGSGEALSQETGIPRSTLETYLAGRAEPKASRLNLIVKATGVSGHWLVTGEGEMLASQTGARVAGTAHPGEFATIPLYNVEACAGDGSYVEHEEIATQLSFRRDWIHQEIHANPANLHLIYVRGDSMEPDLQDGEIVMVDTSFADRVPRDGIYVVQIDHQVAVKRLQRLPGDQVKVMSSNRAYEPFTAHLGDGELKVIGKVIWHAGPMG from the coding sequence ATGCTGAAAGACCGAATACGGAAGTGCGCCGACATAGCAGGAAGCGGTGAGGCACTCTCTCAGGAAACTGGCATCCCGCGGAGTACGTTGGAGACCTATTTGGCTGGACGGGCCGAGCCAAAAGCATCACGGCTCAACCTGATCGTGAAGGCCACAGGCGTGTCAGGTCATTGGCTGGTTACGGGCGAAGGGGAGATGCTCGCGTCGCAGACAGGAGCGCGAGTCGCTGGCACAGCGCATCCAGGCGAGTTCGCTACCATCCCGCTGTACAACGTCGAGGCCTGCGCCGGCGATGGCTCCTACGTTGAGCACGAGGAGATCGCAACGCAGCTCTCGTTCCGCCGCGATTGGATTCACCAGGAGATCCACGCCAACCCAGCCAACCTGCATCTGATTTACGTGCGTGGCGATTCGATGGAGCCCGACCTACAGGATGGCGAGATCGTCATGGTCGACACCTCGTTCGCTGACCGGGTGCCGCGCGATGGGATCTACGTCGTGCAGATCGATCACCAGGTAGCGGTCAAACGCCTGCAGCGCCTCCCCGGTGACCAGGTGAAGGTGATGAGTTCAAACCGCGCGTACGAGCCATTTACAGCCCACCTGGGTGACGGTGAGTTGAAGGTGATCGGCAAGGTGATCTGGCACGCCGGCCCGATGGGGTGA
- the lysC gene encoding Rz1-like lysis system protein LysC codes for MIQTTAPAEAMVPCPPIAEPGPTVGDIVKAYTRLAGEYHDCTDRLTDLQLFQLDREGRARILNNERD; via the coding sequence GTGATCCAGACGACTGCCCCTGCCGAGGCGATGGTCCCTTGTCCGCCGATCGCGGAACCGGGGCCGACGGTGGGTGACATCGTCAAGGCCTATACACGTCTGGCCGGCGAGTACCACGACTGCACCGACCGCCTGACCGATCTGCAACTGTTCCAGCTCGACCGGGAAGGCCGGGCCCGAATCCTCAACAACGAACGCGACTAG
- a CDS encoding lytic transglycosylase domain-containing protein → MATPAQRCLLRGLILFALAAMLAFLSIASGQAAGIPHAAETYQRDLTREANRIWGLGAPVAGFAAQIHAESAWRPDVVSPVGASGLAQFMPATARWICGAYDLPGCETTNPRWAMRALVTYDRHLYDLCHGHTDCDRAWCALRSYNGGLGHYRNEAANAADPLDHRTVDAACGSASRSARHCAENLGYPRRIIYDLQPRYVDAGWGTGWPCREGCP, encoded by the coding sequence GTGGCCACGCCCGCCCAGCGTTGTCTCCTGCGCGGCCTGATCCTGTTCGCCTTGGCCGCGATGCTGGCGTTCCTCTCGATCGCCAGCGGCCAGGCCGCCGGCATCCCGCACGCGGCCGAAACCTACCAGCGCGACCTGACCCGCGAGGCCAACCGCATCTGGGGCCTCGGCGCCCCGGTCGCTGGCTTCGCCGCACAGATCCACGCCGAGAGCGCATGGCGGCCGGATGTGGTGAGCCCCGTCGGGGCGTCGGGCCTCGCCCAGTTCATGCCCGCGACTGCCCGCTGGATCTGCGGCGCCTACGACCTGCCGGGCTGCGAGACCACCAACCCGCGCTGGGCGATGCGCGCCCTGGTCACTTACGACCGCCACCTCTACGACCTATGCCACGGGCACACCGACTGCGACCGCGCCTGGTGCGCGCTGCGCAGCTACAACGGCGGGCTCGGCCACTACCGCAACGAGGCCGCCAATGCCGCCGATCCGCTCGACCACCGCACCGTCGACGCGGCCTGCGGCAGCGCCAGCCGGTCGGCCCGGCACTGCGCCGAGAACCTCGGCTATCCCCGCCGGATCATCTACGACCTGCAACCGCGTTATGTCGACGCGGGCTGGGGCACGGGGTGGCCATGCCGGGAGGGTTGCCCGTGA
- a CDS encoding aspartate kinase — MALIVQKYGGTSVGTVERIQAVAERVQRSVANGDSVVVVVSAMSGETNRLIGMANQIQAEPTPRELDTLVATGEQVTIALLSMALQARGQDARSYTGAQVRILTDSTHTKARIQSIDTDTIRGDLDAGRVVVVAGFQGVDEHGQITTLGRGGSDTSAVALAAALKADECQIYTDVDGVYTTDPRVVPKARRLDRITFEEMLEMASLGSKVLQIRSVEFAGKYNVPLRVLSSFQDGPGTLITLEEDGVEEPVISGIAFHKDEAQLTIKGVPDSPGIAYKILGPIGESNIEVDMILQNIGADDTTDFTFTVHRNDFDKALGLMRTTAEELDAREVSGNHNIVKISLVGVGMRSHAGIASKMFRVLAEEKINIRMIATSEIKISVVIDDKYLELAVRALHDAFELDTPEVSLT, encoded by the coding sequence ATGGCGTTAATCGTACAGAAATACGGCGGTACCTCGGTCGGCACGGTCGAGCGTATCCAGGCGGTCGCCGAGCGCGTGCAGCGTTCGGTGGCCAACGGCGACTCGGTGGTCGTCGTCGTCTCGGCCATGAGCGGCGAGACCAATCGCCTGATCGGCATGGCCAACCAGATCCAGGCCGAGCCGACCCCGCGTGAGCTCGATACCCTGGTCGCCACCGGCGAGCAGGTCACCATTGCGCTGCTCTCGATGGCCCTGCAGGCGCGTGGCCAGGATGCGCGTTCCTATACCGGCGCGCAGGTGCGCATCCTCACGGACAGTACCCATACCAAGGCGCGCATCCAGTCGATCGACACCGATACCATCCGCGGCGACCTCGATGCCGGTCGCGTCGTGGTGGTCGCCGGCTTCCAGGGCGTGGACGAGCACGGCCAGATCACCACGCTCGGCCGTGGCGGCTCGGATACCTCGGCCGTGGCCCTGGCCGCGGCGCTCAAGGCCGACGAGTGCCAGATCTACACCGACGTCGACGGGGTCTACACCACGGATCCGCGCGTCGTGCCCAAGGCCCGCCGGCTTGACCGGATTACCTTCGAGGAAATGCTGGAAATGGCCAGCTTGGGCTCGAAGGTCCTGCAGATCCGCTCGGTGGAGTTCGCCGGCAAGTACAACGTGCCCCTGCGGGTGCTGTCCTCGTTCCAGGACGGCCCCGGCACCCTGATTACCCTGGAGGAAGACGGCGTGGAAGAACCAGTAATTTCCGGGATCGCGTTCCACAAGGACGAGGCCCAGCTGACCATCAAGGGCGTGCCGGACAGCCCCGGGATCGCCTACAAGATCCTGGGCCCGATCGGCGAGTCCAACATCGAAGTCGACATGATCCTGCAGAACATCGGTGCCGATGACACCACCGACTTCACGTTCACGGTGCATCGCAACGATTTCGACAAGGCCCTCGGCCTGATGCGCACGACCGCTGAAGAGCTGGACGCGCGTGAGGTCTCCGGTAACCACAACATCGTCAAGATCTCGCTGGTGGGTGTCGGCATGCGCTCGCACGCCGGCATTGCCTCGAAGATGTTCCGGGTGCTGGCCGAGGAAAAGATCAATATCCGCATGATCGCCACCTCCGAGATCAAGATCTCGGTGGTGATCGACGACAAGTACCTGGAGCTGGCGGTGCGTGCCCTGCACGACGCATTCGAGCTGGATACCCCGGAAGTATCCCTGACCTGA
- a CDS encoding putative holin — MLSDLFPRLRDLARMTPILLAGLIASAVIAMLAPQQIGVTLYKLSLVTLAAWLGYWIDRGLFPYARPHRMHSHSQTEPARFSFATIRRAVIVAAAMIAVGLGA; from the coding sequence ATGCTTTCCGACCTGTTCCCCCGCCTGCGCGATCTCGCGCGCATGACCCCGATCCTGCTGGCCGGCCTGATCGCCTCGGCCGTGATCGCCATGCTGGCCCCGCAACAGATCGGGGTGACGCTCTACAAGCTCTCGCTGGTCACCCTGGCCGCCTGGCTGGGGTACTGGATCGACCGCGGCCTGTTCCCCTACGCCCGACCGCACCGGATGCACTCGCATTCGCAGACCGAGCCGGCGCGCTTTTCCTTCGCCACCATCCGCCGGGCGGTGATCGTCGCGGCCGCCATGATCGCCGTGGGGCTGGGAGCCTGA
- a CDS encoding gp16 family protein — protein MKDARRALMAKIHIAKKDLGLDEDTYRAILARHGAPGDRPSSAQMTVPQLETVVRELQAKGWTPKKPGAGRRPKPPRSRADQIAKIEALLADKAKRQGRPVPWAYADAIAKRVCRVDKVDWCSNEQLRRVIAALEYDRRRG, from the coding sequence ATGAAAGACGCCCGCCGCGCCCTGATGGCGAAGATCCACATCGCCAAGAAGGATCTCGGCCTCGACGAGGACACCTACCGCGCCATCCTCGCGCGCCACGGTGCCCCCGGCGATCGCCCGTCGAGTGCGCAGATGACCGTGCCCCAGCTCGAGACGGTCGTGCGCGAATTGCAGGCCAAGGGCTGGACACCGAAGAAGCCTGGCGCCGGCCGTCGACCAAAACCGCCGCGCAGTCGCGCCGACCAGATCGCCAAGATCGAGGCCCTGCTGGCCGACAAGGCCAAGCGCCAGGGCCGGCCGGTGCCGTGGGCCTACGCCGACGCCATCGCCAAGCGCGTGTGCCGGGTCGACAAGGTCGACTGGTGCTCGAACGAACAGCTGCGCCGCGTGATCGCGGCCCTGGAATACGACCGGAGGCGCGGATGA
- a CDS encoding DUF2730 family protein, producing the protein MALENLTFGDVMQGVNAIGVVAVGIYTWLISRSVANRDAIDKQAAHQAEADRRIDRLESVADHAPTHQDLAELHARINDLSGAVNKLVGVMGAVERSLSRVEDKLIREDK; encoded by the coding sequence GTGGCACTGGAGAACCTGACATTCGGCGATGTGATGCAGGGGGTGAATGCTATCGGCGTGGTCGCCGTCGGCATCTACACCTGGCTGATTAGCCGCTCGGTAGCCAACCGCGATGCAATCGACAAACAGGCCGCCCACCAGGCCGAGGCCGACCGGCGCATCGACCGGCTGGAATCGGTGGCCGACCACGCCCCGACCCACCAGGATCTTGCCGAGCTGCATGCACGCATCAACGACCTGTCGGGTGCCGTCAACAAGCTGGTCGGGGTGATGGGGGCGGTCGAGCGCTCACTCAGTCGCGTTGAAGACAAGCTGATCCGGGAGGACAAGTAA
- a CDS encoding ATP-binding protein, with translation MSVASEILPQQSATPIAPLQNVVLMWQALDGAMNRPEHLPGMVAVYGPSGVGKSMAAAWSANKSRAYYVELRSTWTKKAMIEALAREMGMPPARTIYQGVDQIAEQLALSGRPLIVDEADYLVKKSNVEMIRDIYESSHGTILLIGEENLPQKLGRWERFHNRILDWVPAQLCSLDDAQAMAAAYERVRIELDLLEEVLRQSHGITRRVAVNLHKIASVARTEGWDSIDRARWGKRGFYTGQAPVRGR, from the coding sequence ATGAGTGTAGCAAGCGAGATTCTCCCGCAACAGAGCGCGACGCCGATCGCGCCCCTGCAGAACGTCGTGCTGATGTGGCAGGCGCTGGACGGCGCGATGAATCGCCCCGAGCACCTGCCGGGCATGGTGGCCGTCTACGGCCCGTCGGGCGTGGGCAAGTCCATGGCCGCCGCCTGGTCGGCGAACAAGTCGCGCGCCTACTACGTCGAGCTGCGCAGCACCTGGACCAAGAAGGCCATGATCGAGGCCCTCGCTCGGGAAATGGGCATGCCGCCGGCGCGGACCATCTACCAGGGCGTCGACCAGATCGCCGAGCAACTGGCCCTCTCCGGGCGGCCGCTGATCGTCGACGAGGCCGACTACCTGGTCAAGAAATCCAACGTCGAGATGATCCGGGACATCTACGAGTCCTCCCACGGCACCATCCTCCTGATCGGCGAGGAGAACCTGCCGCAGAAGCTCGGCCGCTGGGAGCGGTTCCATAACCGCATCCTCGACTGGGTACCGGCGCAGCTGTGCAGCCTGGACGATGCGCAGGCCATGGCCGCCGCTTACGAGCGGGTGCGGATCGAACTCGACCTGCTCGAGGAAGTCCTGCGCCAGAGCCACGGCATCACCCGCCGGGTCGCGGTCAACCTCCACAAGATCGCCTCGGTCGCCCGCACCGAAGGCTGGGACAGCATCGATCGCGCCCGTTGGGGAAAGCGCGGCTTCTACACCGGCCAGGCGCCGGTCCGGGGGCGCTGA
- the csrA gene encoding carbon storage regulator CsrA, translating into MLILTRRIGEVLRIGDDVAITVLGIKGNQVRIGIDAPKDVSVHREEIYQRIKSETEQDGEGESSS; encoded by the coding sequence ATGTTGATTTTGACTCGCCGCATTGGTGAGGTGCTGCGCATCGGCGACGATGTCGCCATCACGGTGCTTGGCATCAAGGGAAACCAGGTGCGAATCGGTATTGATGCGCCCAAGGATGTCTCCGTGCATCGCGAGGAAATCTATCAGCGCATCAAGAGCGAAACGGAGCAGGACGGCGAAGGCGAGTCCTCAAGCTGA
- a CDS encoding DUF3486 family protein → MPPRDKISQLPAEVRTEIDRLLIGRGFSGYEALEEQILEAHGIEVGKSTLHRYGQRLERRLSAIRASTEAAKAIADAAPDEADQRSAAVISLVQSDLFEALLDLQEASDEEVDTSERVKLLSRAARAIAQTGRASVSQKKWAAEIRREAATEAAEVATAAMASQGMSKEAIATIKRDILGIA, encoded by the coding sequence ATGCCTCCTCGTGACAAGATCAGCCAGCTCCCCGCCGAGGTACGCACCGAGATCGATCGCCTCCTGATCGGTCGCGGCTTCTCCGGCTACGAGGCGCTCGAGGAGCAGATCCTCGAGGCGCACGGCATCGAGGTGGGCAAGTCCACGCTGCACCGCTACGGCCAGCGCCTGGAGCGCCGCCTGTCCGCCATCCGGGCCAGCACCGAAGCGGCCAAGGCCATCGCCGATGCCGCGCCCGACGAGGCCGACCAGCGTTCGGCGGCGGTGATCTCGCTGGTGCAGAGCGACCTGTTCGAGGCATTGCTCGACCTGCAAGAGGCCAGCGACGAGGAGGTCGACACCAGCGAGCGCGTCAAGCTGCTGTCGCGCGCCGCCCGTGCGATCGCGCAGACCGGCCGGGCCTCGGTCAGTCAGAAGAAGTGGGCCGCCGAGATCCGCCGCGAGGCCGCCACCGAGGCGGCCGAGGTGGCCACGGCCGCCATGGCCAGCCAGGGCATGAGCAAGGAGGCTATCGCCACCATCAAGCGCGACATCCTGGGGATTGCCTGA
- a CDS encoding DUF3164 family protein has protein sequence MTATNDHWSAQGKSALDDTGREAFDAMPADDVPAGYMKNAAGHLVPESQVREQDKLRDEVARRIASNARELHQALGHFKRTALGDIEDLVAIAADRYGTHLGGRKGNVSVTSYDGRYKVQRSVADRIAFTEELEAAKTLINDCIDRWSEGANANIRVLVDRAFRTDAAGQIKTAAVLELLRLDIDDDGWTRAMDALKDSIQTVGTAVYVRVYERVGNSDQYRAIPLDLAAV, from the coding sequence ATGACTGCCACCAACGACCACTGGAGCGCACAAGGCAAGAGCGCCCTTGACGACACCGGCCGCGAAGCGTTCGACGCCATGCCGGCCGACGATGTGCCCGCCGGCTACATGAAGAACGCCGCCGGCCACCTGGTGCCCGAGAGCCAGGTGCGCGAACAGGACAAGTTGCGCGACGAGGTCGCCCGCCGGATCGCCAGCAATGCCCGCGAACTGCACCAGGCGCTGGGGCACTTCAAGCGGACGGCCCTGGGCGATATCGAGGATCTGGTCGCCATCGCCGCCGACCGCTATGGCACCCACCTTGGCGGTCGCAAGGGCAACGTCAGCGTCACCAGCTACGACGGTCGCTACAAGGTGCAGCGCTCGGTCGCCGATCGCATCGCCTTCACCGAAGAGCTGGAGGCCGCGAAGACACTGATCAACGACTGCATCGACCGCTGGAGCGAAGGCGCGAACGCCAACATCCGCGTCCTGGTCGACCGGGCCTTCCGCACCGACGCCGCCGGCCAGATCAAGACCGCCGCCGTGCTCGAGCTCCTCCGCCTGGACATCGACGACGACGGCTGGACCCGCGCCATGGACGCGCTCAAGGATTCGATCCAGACCGTCGGCACCGCCGTGTACGTCCGCGTCTACGAGCGCGTCGGCAACAGCGACCAATACCGCGCGATCCCGCTGGATCTCGCGGCCGTTTGA
- a CDS encoding DUF551 domain-containing protein has product MDKWNTTDEALPAPLTDVLVYPTHDQPAVDMAYRKPDGRWVLSGFMNVVVQVTHWRPLPAPPAIRGDA; this is encoded by the coding sequence ATGGACAAATGGAACACGACAGACGAGGCACTACCGGCACCACTCACCGATGTGCTGGTCTACCCGACTCACGATCAACCTGCGGTGGATATGGCCTACCGAAAGCCGGACGGCCGTTGGGTTCTTTCCGGCTTCATGAATGTGGTGGTTCAAGTCACTCATTGGCGGCCGCTGCCGGCCCCGCCGGCGATCCGAGGTGACGCATGA
- a CDS encoding VpaChn25_0724 family phage protein yields the protein MTHYRDLIAADRRLVMLRAMAEVPDYALRETVLIRLLEGERLAVGQTELREEFTWLADRGLVTVEYHDDIQVGRITPRGLDAAAGRVAVDGVARPRP from the coding sequence ATGACGCACTACCGAGACCTGATTGCCGCCGACCGCCGGCTGGTGATGCTGCGGGCCATGGCCGAGGTGCCCGATTACGCCCTGCGCGAGACCGTGCTGATCCGGCTGCTGGAAGGCGAACGCCTGGCCGTCGGACAGACCGAGCTGCGCGAGGAGTTCACCTGGCTGGCCGATCGCGGCCTGGTCACCGTCGAATACCACGACGACATCCAGGTCGGCCGGATCACCCCGCGCGGGCTGGACGCGGCCGCCGGACGCGTTGCGGTTGACGGTGTGGCGAGACCGCGGCCATGA
- a CDS encoding Mu transposase C-terminal domain-containing protein: protein MSERTVTSGEIAEAIGMSKRAIELRANREGWPFEEATGRGGKRRLYRPADLPREVAMRLTLDAGTPAPANETLPAAKEVNLPAAEEVSQRQLRVAWARAGLCRAVDRLVAEAGFSVSGACRHIADDVRGGTAPENVMRLASEANDRPRAGGGISPRGLLGWHKQFRLQGERALIPGRRQKSLSVPSWAGAFLRHYQLPTKPSVADAYRAFKRDVKHPPSIHQVRRFLAKLSPEARDRGRMGPRELRNIQPFVRRTFAKLVPNDIWTADGHTFDAEIAHPHYPNKVFRPEITTYADIRTRRIVGWSVDLAESTTAVLDGLRHGISRCGLPAVLYVDNGSGYTSDAVADVVERLGITLTHSIPYRSQSRGAIERIQQVWTRLAKRLPSYIGADMDKEAGTRVHKITRQALTQGVAHRAIIGWDAFLQMADQAVAEYNATRHSTIKTTPDAAWESFEAEGWGPETVDGEMLDTLCRPQLARKTQRGEVRLFSRIYFDNALRHHHGEEVLVGYDLRDANRVWVHELSGQLICVAEKDANAADYLPESRVEEARSRREKAQIDRLAKKIESRTGQRVASIQLEHQPGRTLEGVMGHQTLEAEPVEAERLEEVRARMLAAEPEIDWATDPMGRWKQYEEWSGRDDLTDEQRRWVAHYPTTDEFRRTAEFYADFAPQKKTAQRCSNTV, encoded by the coding sequence ATGTCTGAGCGCACCGTTACCAGCGGCGAGATTGCAGAAGCGATTGGCATGAGCAAGCGCGCAATCGAGTTGCGAGCGAACCGCGAGGGTTGGCCTTTCGAGGAAGCCACCGGCCGTGGCGGCAAGCGCCGCCTCTATCGCCCGGCGGACCTCCCGCGCGAAGTGGCAATGCGACTGACTTTGGATGCCGGCACGCCGGCCCCGGCCAACGAGACGCTGCCGGCCGCCAAGGAGGTCAACCTGCCGGCCGCCGAGGAAGTCAGCCAGCGGCAACTCCGCGTCGCCTGGGCAAGGGCCGGCCTGTGCCGGGCGGTGGATCGCCTGGTGGCCGAGGCGGGCTTTTCCGTGAGTGGCGCGTGCCGGCACATCGCCGACGACGTCCGCGGCGGCACCGCGCCGGAGAACGTGATGCGCCTGGCCAGCGAGGCCAACGACCGCCCGCGTGCCGGTGGCGGGATCTCCCCGCGCGGCCTGCTGGGCTGGCATAAACAGTTCCGCCTCCAGGGCGAGCGCGCCCTGATCCCCGGCCGTCGCCAGAAAAGCCTGTCGGTGCCGTCCTGGGCGGGCGCTTTCCTGCGCCACTACCAGCTGCCGACCAAGCCGTCGGTCGCGGATGCGTACCGGGCCTTCAAACGCGACGTAAAGCACCCACCCAGCATTCACCAGGTGCGGCGTTTCCTGGCAAAGCTGTCGCCCGAAGCCCGCGATCGAGGCCGCATGGGCCCGCGCGAGTTGCGCAACATCCAGCCGTTCGTCCGCCGGACGTTCGCCAAGCTGGTGCCGAACGACATCTGGACGGCCGATGGCCATACCTTCGATGCCGAGATCGCCCATCCGCACTACCCGAACAAGGTGTTCCGGCCGGAGATCACCACCTATGCGGACATCCGCACCCGTCGGATCGTCGGCTGGAGCGTAGATCTCGCCGAGTCGACAACCGCCGTCCTCGACGGCCTGCGTCACGGCATCAGCCGTTGCGGCCTGCCGGCGGTGCTCTACGTCGACAACGGTTCCGGCTACACCTCGGATGCCGTGGCCGACGTGGTCGAACGCCTGGGCATCACGCTGACCCACTCCATCCCGTACCGCTCGCAGTCACGCGGTGCAATCGAGCGCATCCAGCAAGTCTGGACCCGGCTGGCAAAGCGCCTGCCCAGCTACATCGGGGCGGACATGGACAAGGAGGCCGGCACGCGGGTCCACAAGATCACCCGCCAGGCACTCACCCAGGGCGTGGCTCACCGGGCAATCATCGGCTGGGACGCGTTCCTCCAGATGGCCGACCAGGCCGTCGCCGAATACAACGCCACCCGGCACAGCACCATCAAGACCACCCCCGACGCCGCCTGGGAATCGTTCGAGGCCGAGGGCTGGGGACCGGAAACCGTCGACGGCGAAATGCTCGACACCCTCTGCCGCCCGCAGCTGGCGCGCAAGACCCAGCGCGGCGAGGTTCGCCTGTTCAGCCGGATCTACTTCGACAACGCCCTGCGCCACCACCACGGCGAGGAAGTGCTGGTCGGCTACGACCTGCGCGACGCCAACCGCGTGTGGGTGCACGAGCTATCCGGCCAGCTCATCTGCGTGGCCGAGAAGGATGCCAATGCCGCCGACTACCTGCCGGAAAGCCGCGTCGAGGAAGCGCGCTCCCGCCGGGAGAAGGCGCAGATCGACCGGCTGGCCAAAAAGATCGAGAGCCGCACCGGCCAGCGCGTCGCCTCCATCCAGCTCGAGCACCAGCCCGGCCGGACGCTGGAGGGGGTCATGGGCCACCAGACCTTGGAAGCCGAGCCGGTCGAGGCCGAGCGCCTCGAGGAAGTGCGCGCCCGGATGCTGGCCGCCGAGCCGGAAATCGACTGGGCCACCGATCCGATGGGCCGCTGGAAGCAATACGAAGAATGGTCAGGCCGCGACGACCTGACCGACGAGCAACGTCGCTGGGTAGCCCACTACCCGACGACCGACGAGTTCCGCCGGACGGCGGAATTCTATGCGGACTTTGCACCGCAAAAAAAAACCGCCCAACGGTGCAGCAACACCGTGTGA